In the Macrobrachium rosenbergii isolate ZJJX-2024 chromosome 23, ASM4041242v1, whole genome shotgun sequence genome, one interval contains:
- the lin gene encoding LOW QUALITY PROTEIN: protein lines (The sequence of the model RefSeq protein was modified relative to this genomic sequence to represent the inferred CDS: inserted 1 base in 1 codon), with protein sequence MNSIVNHVKMVEPQQKRVKLPPSGDDSGGQLLPRRDLEIIHAQLIRKCLCSLQLPNILHTLAVCNDCFSSHPVSHMLQLRDETLLYISMLTLFFEVSLRQQSRGVLCSRISEVVAAGADNEGAVLDILFGFMASEDKYVSYSSSRALSSLLLMLRGRASEIVLEKLVDNLAMSTNLIEMGHSIEVVRRVIEWKDLDEHPLEGTEPADTGQPGECAKITLTPADSQGXNEVKYVATKKLDCKWFLLVSRLTQLINEFSTEREHVIVSFLTLWESLISVKANLSVTDTKEFYSGLERLMTPLTRHTHTIVWRKVLDLYNEVLCYGSTLALQDVLAEEPCNLAHLLIRAVKDRRLLECVPCGGPAEHSTLPNHSSNAMDIGAGPSSGSVSGIDQSERTILHKVVLVILKAIAVTVKETRCDSSSENSSRSGGSGSEDVDMAIIERSLREVMRKVDSFVKSKLPFHPEAPMAEWMVRLFADQDDWLVESMVCGLDIFTGLGIRIRQQPELHACVNPHTTFLVFLETIYLEHDVLLDLLVSNETSFLLYLLRYLKFIRRSWQEFASHCGRRLEEVMTVLIRLRYAIDRLVSKNLFPYNISPVLKLLQKCEEFYEVSDP encoded by the exons ATGAACAGCATTGTGAATCATGTGAAAATGGTAGAACCCCAGCAGAAAAGGGTGAAATTGCCCCCCTCTGGGGATGACAGTGGGGGGCAGCTGCTGCCAAGAAGGGACTTGGAGATAATCCATGCCCAGTTGATACGAAAGTGTCTCTGTTCCCTGCAGCTTCCCAACATCCTTCACACACTGGCTGTCTGTAATGACTGCTTTTCATCACACCCAGTGTCACACATGTTACAGCTTCGGGATGAAACACTTTTGTACATTAGTATGCTCACTCTTTTCTTTGAAGTGTCTCTCAGGCAGCAGAGTCGAGGTGTTTTATGTTCCCGCATCAGTGAGGTGGTTGCAGCAGGAGCAGATAATGAAGGGGCTGTTCTTGACATTCTTTTTGGCTTCATGGCCTCAGAGGATAAGTATGTAAGCTATTCGTCTTCTCGTGCCCTGTCCTCACTTTTGTTAATGTTACGTGGCCGTGCCAGTGAAATTGTCTTAGAAAAATTAGTTGACAATCTTGCCATGTCTACCAACCTCATAGAAATGGGTCACTCAATTGAAGTTGTTAGGAGAGTTATCGAGTGGAAAGATTTAGATGAGCATCCACTGGAAGGAACAGAGCCTGCTGACACAGGACAGCCAGGAGAATGTGCAAAGATAACTTTAACCCCAGCTGATTCACAGG CTAATGAAGTCAAGTATGTGGCAACTAAAAAGCTTGATTGCAAGTGGTTTCTTTTAGTGTCTAGATTAACGCAGCTAATCAATGAATTTTCTACTGAAAGAGAACATGTTATTGTATCTTTTTTAACACTATGGGAATCTTTAATATCAGTGAAAGCTAATCTGTCTGTGACTGATACAAAGGAATTTTACTCAGGACTAGAGCGTCTCATGACTCCTCTCACTCGGCACACGCATACAATAGTGTGGCGAAAAGTGCTTGATCTTTATAATGAGGTCTTGTGTTATGGGAGTACGCTGGCCCTCCAGGACGTATTAGCAGAGGAGCCCTGTAACTTGGCTCACCTCCTCATCCGTGCTGTGAAAGATAGAAGGTTACTGGAGTGTGTGCCTTGTGGAGGACCAGCGGAACATAGTACATTACCAAACCACAGCTCCAATGCAATGGATATCGGTGCAGGACCAAGTTCAGGAAGTGTTAGTGGAATTGACCAAAGTGAGCGCACTATTTTACACAAAGTAGTGTTAGTTATTTTGAAAGCAATTGCAGTGACAGTCAAGGAAACTCGATGCGATTCTTCTTCAGAAAACTCCTCCAGGTCTGGAGGTTCCGGATCAGAGGATGTCGATATGGCCATTATAGAACGTAGTCTAAGGGAAGTGATGCGCAAAGTTGATAGTTTTGTCAAATCAAAACTTCCATTCCACCCTGAGGCTCCAATGGCAGAGTGGATGGTACGACTCTTTGCTGACCAAGATGACTGGTTGGTGGAATCAATGGTGTGTGGATTAGACATCTTCACAGGTCTAGGGATTCGCATAAG GCAGCAACCCGAACTCCATGCTTGTGTCAATCCACACACAACCTTCTTGGTCTTTTTAGAGACCATTTATCTGGAACATGATGTTCTTTTGGACCTCTTAGTTTCAAACGAGACGTCGTTCCTTCTCTACCTGCTCCGCTACCTCAAATTTATTCGCCGCAGTTGGCAAGAATTTGCCTCACACTGTGGCCGCCGATTAGAAGAAGTTATGACTGTCCTGATTCGTTTACGTTATGCCATCGATCGGCTTGTGTCAAAAAACCTCTTTCCTTATAATATTAGCCCTGTTCTGAAATTGTtgcaaaaatgtgaagaattttatGAAGTTAGTGACCCCTGA